Below is a genomic region from Isosphaeraceae bacterium EP7.
ATCGCCACGGCGCCCTGGTCCTGGGCGTCTGCCGGTCGATCCTACGCGACGAGCACGACGCCCGCGATGCTTGCCAGGCGACCTTCCTGGTGCTTGCCCGCAAGGCTCGTTCGCTCTGGACACTGGAAACCCTCGGCCCCTGGCTGCATCAGGTGGCCCTGCGCGCCGCGAGGTCGTCGCGAGCCTCGACGGTGCGTCGCCGGGGCCACGAGCGAACGGCCGCGTCTCTAAACCAGGAACGCGTGAGCCCCGGCGAAAGACTTGGCCCCGACGCCTGCGTGGTCCACGAGGAGATTGGCCGGCTGCCCGATCGCTACCGCATTCCGGTCGTTCTCTGCGACCTGGAAGGCCGGTCCTACGCGCAAGCGGCGCATTCCCTGGGCTGTGCCGTGGGGACTCTCAAGAGCCGTCTATCGCGAGGTCGGGCAAGGCTGAACTCACGGCTGACTCGGCGGGGACTGGCCCCGGCGACCTGGGTGCCCGGGGCATTGCTTCGGGAGGAAGTTGGCCTGTCGACGATTTCGAAGGCCCTCGCGGATTCCACGATGATCGCCGCGATGGAGGCTCTGTCGGGCGGTGGGTCGTCGGGGTTGGTCCTTCGACTAACTGAGGGAGTGCTCATGAGCATGTTCAAGGCCAAGTTGAAGTCGGTCGGACTGGCCACGCTGGCCGCCGTCATGGCGACGTCGGGTGCGTTTGTCATTGCACGACGGATGAATGCGAGGGAGGATCCCGCCCAGGTTGCCCCGGTCGGCCCGGCCGTGACCACCCGGACGGGCCCCGAAGTGTCGGAGACGAAGACGGACGCAGTGGATAGCGACCGCGCCTTGGCCGTCGGGTTCAGCCCCGATGGCAAGAGGATTGTCTCGGCCGGGTTCGGCCCGATTTTGCTCTGGGATTTCGCCACAGGTCAGAAGCGAGCCCCCACCGGTGGGGGCGGGCGAATCATCCGCACGATCGCCTTCTCCCCGGACGGATCGGTCATGGCGAGCAGCGGCGACGATGCAATCGTCAGGCTCTGGGATCCCCATTCGGGAGCACCGATCCGCTCATTTCCAGGGCTGAGCGAGGGCCTGCTCGCAGTTGATCCGAACATCGGTGTCTCCTCGATCGCTTTCTCTCCCGATGGTGGCTCGATTGCCATCGGCGGTGGAATCGGTGTACTGCTCGATAAGTCCGCCTACGAGGTGCGTCTCTTCGAGGCGAAGACCGGCAAGCTGAAGTGGACCCACATGGGCCGCATGGACTGGGTGCTCTCGGTTGCCTTTTCGCCCGACGGAAAGTCGTTGGCGAGCACGGGGACCAACAAGGTCAGGATCTGGGACGCGCGGACCGGGGATGTCCGGGTCGCGCTATCGCCGGCAAGGGGGAGCATCTACTCAGTCGCGTTTTCTCCCGACGGCAAGACACTTGCAGGAGGAGGGGCGTATCTCTCCGAGGATGGAATCCGGCCCGCGGGCCAGGTGATCCTGTGGGATGTGCTGACGGGTGATGCTTTGCGGACCCTGGAAGGACACCACGGGGGTGTGATGGCGATCCAGTTTTCCCCCGATGGACGGTCGCTCGCGAGCGGCAGCAGCGGCCCGGTCCGCCAAGATCCCCCCAGGTCGCCCGGAGGAATCAGCCCCGGCTGGAGGCTCGTCAGCGAGGTCAAGCTCTGGGAGGCGCGAACGGGAAGGCTGCGTTGGACCTATGAGGGTGAGTCGTCGGACGTGACATCACTGGCCTT
It encodes:
- a CDS encoding sigma-70 family RNA polymerase sigma factor, which encodes MATSRADGAARDLASLFGLGASGSLSDGQLLERFVEGENPTAQLAFSALVDRHGALVLGVCRSILRDEHDARDACQATFLVLARKARSLWTLETLGPWLHQVALRAARSSRASTVRRRGHERTAASLNQERVSPGERLGPDACVVHEEIGRLPDRYRIPVVLCDLEGRSYAQAAHSLGCAVGTLKSRLSRGRARLNSRLTRRGLAPATWVPGALLREEVGLSTISKALADSTMIAAMEALSGGGSSGLVLRLTEGVLMSMFKAKLKSVGLATLAAVMATSGAFVIARRMNAREDPAQVAPVGPAVTTRTGPEVSETKTDAVDSDRALAVGFSPDGKRIVSAGFGPILLWDFATGQKRAPTGGGGRIIRTIAFSPDGSVMASSGDDAIVRLWDPHSGAPIRSFPGLSEGLLAVDPNIGVSSIAFSPDGGSIAIGGGIGVLLDKSAYEVRLFEAKTGKLKWTHMGRMDWVLSVAFSPDGKSLASTGTNKVRIWDARTGDVRVALSPARGSIYSVAFSPDGKTLAGGGAYLSEDGIRPAGQVILWDVLTGDALRTLEGHHGGVMAIQFSPDGRSLASGSSGPVRQDPPRSPGGISPGWRLVSEVKLWEARTGRLRWTYEGESSDVTSLAFSPDGKALVSCDNKTVTVIGVESGLAERTLMTTEFSAAKVRP